The Dreissena polymorpha isolate Duluth1 chromosome 4, UMN_Dpol_1.0, whole genome shotgun sequence region ttgaaatgttttataGATATCTGGCAATCAGAATGTTTCTTACCCATCCACCATTGTCAAGTATCCATAGGCCAAGTTTGTTTCCTACATATTTTCCAACATAGAGCGCAATTTTTTCATCTTGATTTGAATCTTTTTTTCGGAAATGTGATGTAAGACGTGATGCGAATGCGTAAACAACAACAATTCTTCCCCAGTTGATACGACCATCATCAAATATTTCATTTGCCACGTTAATGAAAGTTTCAAACATATTGTCATCGTCAATATGCAGCCTGTTCACCATGGATGAGAGGGCTATGTCATGTCTGTCAGACACTTCTTTTACAGTTTTCCtcattgttttacaaaatctgTTGGGTGGCCCTTTCTCCTTGTCAGATCCAAAGTTTTTAACAATGTCATTGGCAATAACTTCAGCCTCTTTCCTAACACTTTCG contains the following coding sequences:
- the LOC127877634 gene encoding bcl-2-like protein 1, whose translation is MTARSPTFGGLKSISNNLFAEIHQQWRHLPGNQGLNSIDQASQTSSLTPIESVRKEAEVIANDIVKNFGSDKEKGPPNRFCKTMRKTVKEVSDRHDIALSSMVNRLHIDDDNMFETFINVANEIFDDGRINWGRIVVVYAFASRLTSHFRKKDSNQDEKIALYVGKYVGNKLGLWILDNGGWDAFADFFSDENPVEDKIWKGLVYISMGGLGALAAMMGR